Proteins encoded together in one Marispirochaeta sp. window:
- a CDS encoding dipeptide epimerase yields the protein MQITGVSTLGLSIPLKHPYHIAYQDIIEAKVLFLRVRTRDGIDGFGCASPEEAITGENFAAAKELLAGAVRDTLKGQDPLRRGLIIDRLAELTSGFPSVRGAVDMALLDILGKKARLPVWQLYGGYRRSIETSITLGIAPLDETLTLAKELTQRGFRVLKLKGGLSVEEDAEKLNRLRELTGPEAVLRFDANQGYSVSEALRLLELAAPAEIEILEQPTPRKSPTLLGHVTQLLAVPVMADESLQSLHEAFHLAREELVDMMNIKLTKVGGFTAARRIDAVAQAAGIESMVGCMDEPALGVAAGLHFALSHENVRYADLDSFLDLTDDPTAGAVRLKKGMLIPRSAPGFGCEPKIF from the coding sequence GTGCAGATAACAGGCGTCAGCACCCTGGGACTCTCAATCCCCCTCAAGCATCCTTACCATATAGCCTATCAGGATATAATCGAGGCAAAGGTCCTCTTTCTGCGGGTCAGAACCCGGGACGGTATCGACGGCTTCGGCTGCGCCTCCCCGGAAGAGGCAATCACCGGAGAAAACTTTGCTGCCGCGAAAGAGCTTCTTGCAGGTGCCGTACGGGACACACTAAAAGGACAGGACCCATTGCGCCGGGGACTGATTATCGACCGACTTGCAGAACTCACCTCCGGGTTTCCTTCCGTGCGGGGCGCGGTCGATATGGCACTGCTGGATATTCTTGGAAAAAAGGCCCGGTTGCCGGTCTGGCAGCTCTACGGCGGCTACAGACGCAGTATAGAAACCAGCATTACCCTCGGAATCGCACCCCTTGATGAGACACTTACACTGGCAAAAGAGCTTACGCAGCGGGGCTTCAGAGTACTCAAACTAAAGGGGGGCCTTTCAGTGGAGGAGGACGCGGAAAAACTCAACCGGCTGCGGGAACTCACCGGGCCTGAAGCAGTACTGCGCTTTGACGCGAACCAGGGCTACAGCGTCTCCGAGGCCCTCAGGCTGCTTGAACTCGCGGCCCCTGCAGAAATCGAGATCCTGGAGCAGCCGACCCCGCGGAAATCCCCTACCCTGCTTGGTCACGTAACCCAGCTGCTGGCAGTCCCGGTCATGGCAGATGAGAGCCTGCAGTCTCTCCACGAGGCCTTTCATCTGGCCCGGGAAGAGCTGGTGGATATGATGAATATAAAACTTACCAAAGTCGGCGGCTTCACTGCTGCCCGCCGCATAGACGCGGTCGCCCAGGCCGCGGGAATCGAATCCATGGTGGGCTGCATGGATGAGCCGGCTCTGGGAGTTGCCGCGGGGCTGCACTTTGCCCTGTCCCACGAAAACGTGCGCTACGCGGACCTGGACAGTTTTCTCGACCTGACCGACGACCCCACAGCAGGAGCAGTCCGCCTGAAAAAGGGAATGCTCATTCCCCGCAGCGCACCGGGCTTCGGCTGCGAACCAAAGATCTTTTAA
- the mutM gene encoding DNA-formamidopyrimidine glycosylase, producing MPELPEVETLRRDLITAGLTGMRITDAEIFWERSITGTSVEDFRNAIRGCRVAGLRRRGKYLCVDLDSGMSLVIHLRMTGGLALAGEDEPRDPHDRVILILDTGRLVFHDTRKFGRMLLTPEPERIFAALGPEPFDPALTPEVFYSRLAVRKRATKTLLLDQAFIAGLGNIYADESLFAAGLHPLCPASSLDMPESEKLLASIRKVLSSGIENKGTSLGDGESNFSSSGVYGRNAAALQIFRRTGKPCPRCGMPIERIIVAQRSTHFCPGCQARKQN from the coding sequence ATGCCCGAACTTCCGGAAGTAGAAACCCTTCGCCGGGACCTTATTACCGCGGGTCTTACGGGAATGAGGATTACTGATGCAGAGATTTTCTGGGAGCGGAGTATTACGGGAACCTCGGTGGAGGATTTTCGTAATGCGATCCGGGGGTGCAGGGTGGCAGGTCTCCGACGCCGGGGAAAATACCTCTGCGTCGATCTTGATTCGGGTATGAGTCTTGTTATTCACCTTCGCATGACCGGGGGATTGGCTCTGGCAGGGGAGGACGAGCCCCGGGACCCCCACGACCGGGTTATCTTAATTCTGGATACGGGCAGGCTTGTTTTTCATGATACCCGCAAGTTTGGCCGGATGCTCCTTACCCCTGAGCCGGAGAGGATCTTCGCCGCTTTGGGACCTGAACCCTTTGACCCGGCCCTGACTCCCGAGGTTTTCTATTCCCGTCTTGCGGTGCGAAAAAGAGCCACCAAGACCCTGCTTCTTGACCAGGCTTTTATCGCCGGCCTGGGCAATATCTATGCCGACGAGAGTCTCTTTGCTGCGGGGCTGCACCCCCTGTGTCCGGCAAGTTCCCTGGATATGCCTGAGTCCGAAAAGCTGCTTGCAAGTATCCGGAAAGTCCTGAGCAGCGGCATAGAAAATAAAGGTACCTCCCTGGGGGACGGGGAATCCAACTTCTCCAGTTCCGGAGTCTACGGCAGAAACGCCGCGGCATTGCAGATCTTTCGCCGCACCGGGAAACCCTGTCCACGTTGCGGGATGCCGATTGAGCGGATCATTGTTGCACAGCGGTCGACCCATTTCTGCCCCGGATGTCAGGCCCGGAAGCAGAATTAA
- a CDS encoding NlpC/P60 family protein — translation MKGVHKAAVFIFLAILIGGFQVYGLDVHEEIIYPAQRLKGAPYSFGNEGPRAFDCSGLVYYLYKPHLPSIPRTSRDYSRYGSQVGINELLPGDLLLFATTNNRGIVSHVAIYIGQKSVIHAVSNGPETGVIVSRVDSGYWRRTFHSARRVFDTATQSTQKEQTSIEFERGLYTGPLKDGEPSGTGTMRLKNGDTYQGEFRDGLFHGQGTYTWSSGKSYTGRFEKGEIVETEKTAGKPETYMEEKDSPWDSWDGEVYGDFREWREQEQSAFEAFKARDREGTAGKMSR, via the coding sequence ATGAAAGGCGTACATAAAGCGGCAGTGTTCATCTTTTTAGCTATCCTGATCGGAGGTTTTCAGGTTTACGGCCTTGATGTGCATGAGGAAATAATATATCCGGCACAGCGTTTAAAAGGCGCCCCATACTCCTTTGGCAACGAGGGCCCCCGGGCTTTTGACTGTTCCGGTCTGGTCTATTATCTCTATAAACCGCACCTGCCTTCCATTCCCCGAACCTCCCGGGATTACAGCCGTTACGGCAGCCAGGTGGGTATCAACGAGCTGCTTCCCGGCGATCTGCTCCTGTTCGCCACCACCAATAACCGGGGAATCGTCTCCCATGTTGCCATCTACATTGGTCAGAAGTCGGTTATCCACGCTGTTTCCAACGGGCCGGAGACGGGTGTCATTGTCTCCAGGGTCGATTCCGGCTACTGGCGCCGGACTTTTCATTCGGCTCGCCGTGTATTTGATACCGCAACCCAAAGTACACAAAAAGAGCAGACAAGCATTGAGTTTGAGCGGGGACTGTATACCGGCCCCTTAAAAGACGGTGAACCTTCAGGCACCGGAACCATGCGCCTGAAAAACGGCGATACCTACCAGGGAGAATTCCGGGACGGACTCTTCCACGGACAGGGCACCTACACCTGGAGCAGCGGAAAAAGCTATACCGGCAGGTTCGAGAAGGGCGAGATCGTGGAGACGGAGAAAACCGCCGGAAAACCCGAAACCTACATGGAAGAAAAGGATTCCCCCTGGGACAGCTGGGACGGAGAAGTGTACGGAGACTTCCGGGAGTGGCGGGAGCAGGAGCAGTCCGCTTTTGAAGCCTTTAAAGCCCGGGACAGGGAAGGAACCGCGGGAAAAATGTCCCGATAA
- a CDS encoding glycoside hydrolase family 16 protein, with translation MDTFSEDFFLDFSSRRWLVSDAPAGKSPGPNIFLPDNVYLDARERLVLRISQRNGSWSSAELHLTEALGYGRYEIIVEGDPAKLDPQAVFGFFTYDHLAPPLYRELDIEFARWADPGHPGGNYTVQPYTLEENKSVFPLEELGSRSLHRIEWMPDRVEFSSYALGRGGWEREVARFIWPGETVPDPGTAYLHLNFWLFRGAPPQSGEPQVLRVSEFTFTPFQN, from the coding sequence ATGGATACCTTCTCCGAAGATTTCTTTCTGGACTTCAGCTCGCGTCGGTGGCTGGTGTCCGATGCTCCCGCGGGAAAATCCCCCGGCCCGAATATCTTTCTGCCTGACAATGTGTACCTTGATGCCCGGGAACGGCTGGTTCTGCGGATAAGTCAGCGAAACGGTTCCTGGAGCTCCGCCGAGCTGCATCTTACTGAAGCCCTGGGTTACGGCAGATACGAAATCATTGTTGAAGGAGATCCTGCAAAACTTGACCCCCAGGCTGTCTTCGGTTTTTTTACCTATGATCATCTTGCTCCTCCCCTCTACCGGGAACTGGATATCGAGTTTGCCCGCTGGGCAGATCCCGGGCATCCCGGGGGAAACTATACTGTACAGCCCTACACGCTTGAAGAAAACAAATCGGTCTTTCCTCTTGAAGAACTTGGCTCCCGCTCTCTGCACAGAATAGAGTGGATGCCGGACAGGGTCGAATTCTCCTCCTATGCCCTTGGACGCGGCGGATGGGAACGGGAGGTGGCTCGTTTTATCTGGCCCGGCGAGACGGTTCCCGATCCCGGTACGGCTTACCTGCATCTGAACTTCTGGCTGTTTCGGGGTGCGCCCCCCCAAAGCGGAGAACCCCAGGTTTTACGGGTATCGGAGTTCACCTTTACTCCCTTCCAAAACTAA
- a CDS encoding STAS domain-containing protein produces MTTEHIQGVQVIKLDTPQIDALNSEELKQNLLDETGDTLRIVIDLSNVRFVDSSGLGVLLGLLRKMHEKGGRIAFCAPRPPVQALFRMVRLADIVTIYENRDDALAAVSA; encoded by the coding sequence ATGACAACAGAACATATTCAGGGAGTACAGGTTATAAAGCTGGATACCCCCCAGATCGATGCTCTGAATTCCGAAGAACTCAAGCAAAACCTCCTCGATGAAACAGGAGACACATTGCGGATTGTGATTGATCTGTCGAATGTCCGCTTTGTCGACAGTTCCGGACTTGGTGTCCTTCTGGGATTGCTGCGCAAAATGCATGAGAAAGGCGGTAGAATAGCCTTTTGTGCGCCCCGACCTCCAGTTCAGGCGCTTTTTCGTATGGTACGGCTTGCTGATATTGTCACAATCTACGAGAACAGGGACGATGCTCTTGCCGCAGTTTCCGCGTAA
- a CDS encoding SpoIIE family protein phosphatase has product MPQFPRNRHVLLLGSVLLLVSACVLPVLYFSPGFFVQVSAAAVSAILVSVFLLLLHSAIYDLFPLNHPSFAGFVKKEDSIILLLDKRAEIICYAGPKVEDYFTASVRAGKASSTLLHRFSPDERETLVSELSRLQGGEEGRTNELKLVRPDKDEAWLSIRFEGIRSRRGVLKRIVFVCRDVTARRDAQLRLVQAREYEVEVGARIQQSLLLGQPETSYSGMQIGAFTLPSQRIDGDFVDFFSGNDSSITDFVLGDVMGKGVPAALLGAAARTELMRSRLGNSSSNSLPLLSSVIANAEANLSVELQKFNSFVTLIYGRLDRQQRLFEFIDCGHTSIIHYDAVHRHCWLLKGSNMPLGFVNSQDFQRYIIDLNMGDILFVYSDGITEAVNSEGELFGEERLMHLVRSSAELDAEDLLQKIKMITFAYSAGAFRDDVTGIAIKLDHTDNELEIKTATETFPQSMESLRDIRAFSRKQLSACRSVSGSGNEGLCDTIELVAGEAASNILRHQESGSGTTLSVSIRTCVKWIAVSMEYRGNSYEWYKVSDPDVTSYQQSGYGLYLMESSMDSVTLEQGEDDRLRLVMMKHIERTGNEEQ; this is encoded by the coding sequence TTGCCGCAGTTTCCGCGTAACAGACACGTGCTTCTTCTCGGTTCCGTACTGCTCCTGGTTTCCGCGTGCGTTCTGCCGGTACTTTACTTTAGCCCCGGATTTTTTGTCCAGGTTTCTGCCGCGGCTGTTTCGGCAATCCTCGTAAGTGTATTTCTTCTCCTGCTGCACTCGGCAATCTATGATCTATTTCCCCTGAACCATCCCTCCTTTGCAGGTTTTGTGAAAAAAGAAGATTCCATCATTCTCCTGCTGGATAAAAGAGCAGAGATAATCTGTTACGCCGGCCCGAAGGTGGAGGACTACTTTACAGCGTCTGTCCGTGCCGGCAAAGCAAGCAGTACCCTTTTGCACAGATTCTCACCCGACGAACGCGAGACACTGGTATCCGAATTGTCCCGATTGCAAGGGGGAGAAGAAGGCAGAACCAACGAGCTCAAGCTGGTCCGTCCCGACAAGGATGAGGCATGGCTCTCGATTCGTTTTGAAGGCATTCGCAGCAGACGGGGAGTACTGAAGCGAATAGTCTTTGTGTGCAGGGATGTAACCGCACGGAGGGATGCCCAGTTGCGGCTGGTACAAGCACGGGAGTACGAGGTCGAGGTGGGCGCCCGTATCCAGCAGTCTCTGCTCCTGGGACAGCCGGAAACATCGTATTCCGGGATGCAGATAGGAGCTTTTACCCTGCCCTCCCAAAGAATTGACGGCGATTTTGTGGACTTCTTTTCCGGCAATGATTCCAGTATAACCGATTTTGTGCTGGGTGATGTAATGGGCAAGGGAGTCCCGGCGGCACTGCTCGGAGCAGCAGCCAGGACCGAGTTAATGAGGTCACGCCTGGGTAATAGCAGTTCAAACTCCCTGCCCCTGCTGAGCAGTGTCATAGCCAACGCAGAAGCAAATCTTTCTGTCGAACTGCAAAAATTCAACTCCTTCGTGACCCTGATATACGGACGCCTGGACAGACAGCAGAGGCTCTTCGAGTTCATCGATTGCGGTCACACAAGCATAATCCATTACGATGCGGTACACCGTCACTGTTGGCTCCTCAAAGGATCGAATATGCCCCTGGGTTTTGTAAATTCCCAGGATTTTCAGAGATACATCATCGATTTGAACATGGGAGATATTCTTTTTGTCTACTCCGACGGCATAACAGAAGCGGTTAACAGTGAAGGGGAGCTCTTTGGCGAGGAGCGGCTGATGCATCTTGTACGGTCCTCTGCCGAACTTGATGCTGAAGATCTTCTGCAAAAAATTAAAATGATTACCTTTGCCTATTCCGCTGGAGCCTTCCGGGACGATGTAACTGGAATCGCGATTAAGCTGGACCATACGGACAACGAACTGGAGATAAAAACCGCGACCGAAACATTTCCTCAAAGCATGGAATCCCTGCGGGATATTCGCGCATTTTCCCGTAAACAGCTCAGCGCCTGCCGCTCGGTTAGCGGCAGCGGGAATGAAGGCCTGTGCGATACAATCGAACTTGTTGCAGGCGAAGCAGCCTCGAACATCCTGCGTCACCAGGAGAGCGGGAGCGGAACCACCCTTTCCGTTTCCATTCGCACCTGTGTAAAATGGATTGCCGTGAGTATGGAATACCGGGGCAATTCCTATGAGTGGTACAAGGTATCTGATCCCGATGTAACCAGCTATCAGCAGAGCGGCTACGGGCTTTACCTGATGGAGTCTTCCATGGATTCAGTCACCCTTGAACAGGGCGAGGATGATCGGCTGCGTCTTGTAATGATGAAACACATTGAAAGAACCGGAAATGAGGAGCAATGA